From the Montipora capricornis isolate CH-2021 chromosome 2, ASM3666992v2, whole genome shotgun sequence genome, one window contains:
- the LOC138038623 gene encoding kelch-like protein 3: MVANSEILLSKCALFREQGEFIDVRLKVCDDEFPAHRIVLAANSDYFHAMFARGMKESNQEVIELKDENISAAALKIVMDAIYGGEININDENVFDVLLAADHLQVRSVIQQCCEYLQTEFVQRKFDLQTYCRTCSIADRHGLNDLKEAAQREMALIYKEVCGRDEFLSHFEADQLSGLVSRDDLNAPSENFVFKSVMQWIKYKKEERMGVAAKVIGAVRLGLVDIKDVIEELDTEEMQVIPEIHMLFHRTLIHYCSPSSRSMFALEKGKPRSVSPVLLAILPKSEIKCFDVMSKTWKQLPSMPQLNEATECYCAQHVGNYLYVAAKTNEDFLIYCYDIVHNTWGTLPPLPSSANQIGSLCYFEDHIYVIYQYSAPFRYNVVTNHWQSVASSSIGCNNLDPKTFCSKAGVVYKSCIYVLHGQGHSYFNLPSSYYKSEPFLSVLFCFDPKRNGWEQKAPTKTPHFGSSLLVVNNKLYVAGGTCSITAENIPKPSGNEAAVEVYDKEENTWSVVQQTHIPPNNHRAVEVGGKVFFIINCFPVDSGITISPGEVYPAVLDGWENLGKVDKSAVLCYVPVKMENLTAENT; the protein is encoded by the exons ATGGTCGCTAATTCTGAAATTCTGCTGTCTAAGTGTGCTCTGTTTCGTGAGCAGGGTGAATTCATTGATGTTCGTTTAAAAGTTTGTGACGACGAGTTTCCAGCTCATCGGATTGTACTCGCTGCAAATAGTGATTATTTCCACGCCATGTTTGCTCGCGGAATGAAGGAATCCAACCAGGAAGTGATTGAGCTCAAAGATGAGAACATTTCTGCAGCTGCTTTGAAGATTGTGATGGATGCCATCTACGGTGGAGAGATTAACATTAATGATGAAAACGTGTTTGACGTTTTGCTTGCTGCAGATCATCTACAAGTTAGAAGTGTTATCCAACAGTGCTGTGAGTACCTTCAGACCGAATTTGTTCAGCGGAAGTTTGACTTGCAAACTTACTGCCGCACCTGTAGTATAGCTGATCGGCACGGTCTAAACGACTTGAAAGAGGCTGCGCAACGTGAAATGGCATTGATTTACAAAGAAGTTTGTGGAAGAGATGAATTCTTGTCCCATTTTGAGGCAGATCAATTGTCAGGTCTTGTCAGTCGAGACGACCTCAACGCTCCATCAGAGAACTTTGTTTTCAAGTCAGTGATGCAGTGGATCAAGTACAAGAAGGAAGAAAGAATGGGTGTGGCGGCTAAAGTCATAGGAGCTGTTCGTTTGGGGTTGGTCGATATCAAAGACGTAATCGAAGAACTGGATACCGAGGAAATGCAGGTTATCCCGGAAATACACATGTTATTTCACAGAACATTAATACACTACTGCAGCCCTTCAAGCAGATCCATGTTTGCTTTAGAGAAAGGGAAACCAAGGTCAGTGAGCCCG gtaCTTCTTGCCATTCTTCCCAAGAGTGAGATAAAGTGTTTTGATGTCATGTCTAAAACATGGAAGCAGTTGCCATCAATGCCCCAACTAAACGAGGCCACAGAATGCTATTGTGCTCAACATGTTGGTAATTATTTGTATGTTGCAGCAAAAACCAATGAGGACTTTCTCATTTATTGTTATGACATAGTTCATAACACTTGGGGAACACTCCCACCATTGCCAAGCTCAGCTAATCAAATTGGCAGCTTATGCTATTTTGAAGACCACATTTATGTCATTTATCAGTATTCGGCACCATTCAGATACAATGTAGTTACAAATCACTGGCAATCTGTGGCTAGCTCAAGCATTGGGTGCAATAACTTGGATCCAAAAACATTTTGTAGCAAAGCTGGTGTGGTGTACAAATCTTGCATATATGTATTACATGGTCAAGGACATAGTTATTTCAACCTCCCGTCAAGTTATTATAAATCTGAACCATTTCTTTCAgtactattttgttttgacccaAAGAGAAATGGGTGGGAACAAAAAGCACCAACAAAAACACCACACTTTGGATCTAGTCTTTTAGTTGTAAATAATAAACTCTATGTTGCTGGGGGAACTTGCTCAATTACTGCAGAGAACATTCCTAAACCTTCTGGCAATGAAGCTGCTGTTGAAGTTTACGATAAAGAAGAAAACACTTGGTCTGTAGTACAACAAACACACATTCCCCCAAACAATCACAGAGCTGTAGAAGTTGGAGGAAAGGTATTTTTCATCATCAACTGTTTCCCAGTTGACAGTGGTATTACTATCTCACCAGGAGAGGTCTATCCAGCTGTTTTGGATGGCTGGGAAAATTTAGGAAAAGTTGACAAAAGTGCAGTTTTGTGTTATGTTCCTGTAAAAATGGAGAATCTCACAGCAGAAAATACATAA